The sequence TCGAAGCCAATCAGGGTAAGTTTTTAAACCTCATTTCACCAAGGATAATGTTTTGTGGGCTTGACTTGGTAGGCTAGTCAAATGCAGCTTAAGCAATCAACGCTGTATTTGCGCTTCAAATAAATACAAGCAAAAGTTCTAATGCATGCTAATTTCGTTTGAAAAACAGTTATCCGGGTAATCCAATGTCTTCAGGTTCGATCCAGTTCAAGACAACCGCGGAAATCAAGGTTCCAGACAGCCTTGCAGACCAGGTCATAGGCCAGGAAAAAGCGGTAAGAATAATCAAAAAAGCTGCAAAGCAGCGGCGAAACGTGCTTTTGCTTGGGCCCCCAGGCACTGGAAAATCCATGCTTGCAAGGGCAATGGCGCAGCTTATGCCATCTGAAAACCTGGAGGATGTCCTTGTCTACCCAAATTCAAACGATGAGAACAAGCCTCTTATAAAAGTTGTGCGGACCTACCCAAACGAGGCCGAGATAAAGGCAAGCCAGTTCCTGCTCAGGCTTTACAAAAGCCCGCTTTCAAAGGCCCTGCTCCAGCCACAGGCCCCTTTGCAGGAAGATTCATTTGACGCCTCGCCAAAAGAGACAGTCAAGCCCCTTGAGTGGGGCCAGGGCAGACGCATTGTCCACATGGGCAAGTCTCAGTTTGCGCTTCAGGGCCGCGGCCTCAATCCGACAGTGCTCTTTCTTTTCCTGATACTAACCGCCCTTGTCTTCCTTTTTGCAACAGGCGGCTTTAAGGAGGAAAACAAGTGGTTCGTACTTGCAATCGTCTTTGGCATCACTGTCCTGTTCCTTCTTTGGAGATTCACCAATTCAGTTGGCAGGCGCATGGGGGCATTTGAGTTTCTTGAGCCAAAGCTGATAGTTGACAACACTGGAAAAAGGACAGCCCCGTTTATAGATGCAACAGGGGCGCGCTCGGGCGCACTGCTTGGCGATGTGCGCCATGACCCTCTGCAGTCAGGCGGACTTGGGACTCCGGCGCATCTAAGGGTTGAATCCGGGGCAATACACAGGGCAAACAAAGGCGTGCTTTTCATTGATGAAATTGCATCCCTCAAGCCGCAATCCCAGCAGGAGCTTCTCACGGCAATACAAGAGAGGAAATACCCAATCACCGGGCAGTCTGAAATGTCCTCCGGGGCAATTGTAAAGACCGAGGAGGTACCTTGCGATTTTGTGCTTGTTGCCGCAGGCAATGTTAATGACATAACCAAAATGCATCCTGCGCTTCGCTCAAGGATTAGGGGAAACGGCTACGAAGTTTATGTCGAAGATTCTATGCCGGACAACGAGCAAAACCAGAACAAGCTTGTGCAGTTTGTGGCCCAGGAAGTCAAAAAGGACGGAAAAATCCCGCATTTCACATTTGAGGCAGTCATGGAAACCATCGACCACGCAAGAAGGATGGCAGGAAGAAAAAACCGCCTAACCATGAATCTTAGGGAGCTAGGCGGCCTTGTTCGCGCCGCAGGTGACCTTGCACGGGAGGAGGGAAAGGAGCTTGTTGACAGGGAAACTGTCCTGAAGGCAAAGCCGTTTGCAAGCTCGCTTGAGCACCAGATTTCAGAGCGAAGCATCGAGTATCGGAAGGACTACAACATGTTTGTCACAGAAGGCCTGATTGTTGGCCGGGTAAACGGTCTTGCAGTCCTTGGGGATGTGAGTAGCGGGCTTGTCATGCCAATTGTCGCCGAAGTGACTCCCGCCTCCTCAAAGTCTGAAGGCAAGCTTATTGTGACTGGCAAGCTTGGGAAGATTGCAAAGGAGGCAGTTGAAAATGTCTCTGCAATCATCAAAAAGGACATAGGCAAAGACTTTTCACAGTACGATATCCATGTCCAGTTCATCCAAACATACGAAGGCGTGGAAGGCGATTCGGCATCCATCTCAATTGCAGTCGCAGTGATATCAGCCATGGAGGGAATTCCAGTTGACCAAACGTATGCCATGTCAGGCTCGCTTACTGTTAGGGGCGACGTGCTTCCTGTTGGCGGCATAACCTCAAAAACAGAGGCGGCAATTAGTTCTGGCTTGAAAAATGTCATTGTCCCAAAGCCAAATCATGGCGACATCTACCTGCCGCCAAAAATGAGGGAAAAAATCTCAATCCATCCTGTTTCAAGCATTGTTGAGGTGCTTAGGCTTTGCCTCAAGCCCTGCGAGCAAAAAGACGCTCTTTTGGCCAACATGGCAGGAATGATTGAAAATGGCAGCAGCTACAGGGGCGCAAGGAAACTTGGAAAAAAACCTGCAGGCAAATGAAATCACAGGCAACTGAAACATGGGCAAACAAAACAACATTGAAGGTATCCATATGAAAAAATCCAATTTGGCAGGGAATGAATCGCAAGGGGCAAAACCAACCCAGGCCGCCGGGGCGCAAGGCCCAAAAACACTTTCCGAATCCCATCTTGCCCAGTCAAAGTTTGAAAAAATCGGGGAAATACTTTCAGGCAATCATTCAGGAAGCAAGGTGAGCATCAGGGGCTGGGTGCACAGAAGCCGCACAAGCGGGGGGCTTGCCTTCATAGTAGTTCGGGACTCAACAGGTGTCATCCAGTGCGCAGTGAAAAAGGATGCAGTTGGAGATGACTCATTCCAGCAGGCATCAACGGCGTATCTTGAATCCACGATAGTAATAGAAGGCACGGCAAAGGAGGACAAGCGCGCTCCAGGTG is a genomic window of Candidatus Parvarchaeota archaeon containing:
- the lonB gene encoding ATP-dependent protease LonB, yielding MAQLMPSENLEDVLVYPNSNDENKPLIKVVRTYPNEAEIKASQFLLRLYKSPLSKALLQPQAPLQEDSFDASPKETVKPLEWGQGRRIVHMGKSQFALQGRGLNPTVLFLFLILTALVFLFATGGFKEENKWFVLAIVFGITVLFLLWRFTNSVGRRMGAFEFLEPKLIVDNTGKRTAPFIDATGARSGALLGDVRHDPLQSGGLGTPAHLRVESGAIHRANKGVLFIDEIASLKPQSQQELLTAIQERKYPITGQSEMSSGAIVKTEEVPCDFVLVAAGNVNDITKMHPALRSRIRGNGYEVYVEDSMPDNEQNQNKLVQFVAQEVKKDGKIPHFTFEAVMETIDHARRMAGRKNRLTMNLRELGGLVRAAGDLAREEGKELVDRETVLKAKPFASSLEHQISERSIEYRKDYNMFVTEGLIVGRVNGLAVLGDVSSGLVMPIVAEVTPASSKSEGKLIVTGKLGKIAKEAVENVSAIIKKDIGKDFSQYDIHVQFIQTYEGVEGDSASISIAVAVISAMEGIPVDQTYAMSGSLTVRGDVLPVGGITSKTEAAISSGLKNVIVPKPNHGDIYLPPKMREKISIHPVSSIVEVLRLCLKPCEQKDALLANMAGMIENGSSYRGARKLGKKPAGK